A genomic stretch from Hemitrygon akajei chromosome 10, sHemAka1.3, whole genome shotgun sequence includes:
- the LOC140734501 gene encoding interferon-inducible GTPase 5-like — protein MEGSNSSEKVTETETPSFFTQEELSKLKSDFETGGLEKVKPLIEKKITDLDKTELNIAVIGETGAGKSTFINAMRGLRSTDPGAAEVGTTETTMEPTGYSHPTLPNVRYWDLPGIGSTRFAAAKYLTEMQFQRYDFFIIISACRFKENDVKLAREIKRLGKRFYFVRSKIDIDLHNTREENKVINEEEELKKIRNHCIKKLAGAGFPDSSVFLISGKKPKCFDFIQLNERLEGDLNNVKKRIFVLALPKLSVEIVQKKSKILSKHIWMFATLSGGLGAIPVPGFSLACDTVILIGAIVYFQICLGLDDASLQRLANRAGKPVEELRATVKAPLLGEITPDVIMRLGWGAAAVTVSALEFALDFVPVIGSIFGAGSSFLMTYKILSDALKNLTENAERMVEVAFETD, from the exons ATGGAAGGGTCAAACTCCAG TGAAAAGGtgacagagactgagaccccatcaTTCTTCACACAGGAAGAACTGAGCAAACTGAAGTCTGATTTTGAAACAGGTGGGCTGGAAAAAGTTAAACCACTGATAGAGAAGAAAATAACTGATCTGGACAAAACAGAGCTTAACATCGCAGTGATTGGAGAAACAGGTGCAGGAAAATCCACCTTCATCAATGCCATGAGAGGACTTCGGAGCACTGATCCGGGAGCAGCTGAGGTTGGGACAACAGAAACAACAATGGAGCCAACCGGGTACTCACATCCCACTCTGCCCAATGTTCGCTATTGGGACCTGCCAGGGATCGGATCTACACGATTTGCAGCAGCTAAATATCTCACAGAAATGCAATTCCAAAGATATGATTTCTTTATCATAATCTCTGCTTGTCGATTCAAAGAAAATGATGTCAAACTTGCCAGGGAGATTAAACGGCTGGGGAAAAGGTTCTATTTTGTCCGCTCTAAGATTGACATCGATCTTCACAACACGAGGGAAGAAAATAAGGTTATTAATGAAGAAGAAGAGCTGAAAAAGATTCGGAATCACTGTATCAAGAAGTTGGCAGGGGCAGGGTTTCCGGATTCATCTGTGTTCCTCATATCCGGTAAAAAGCCGAAATGTTTTGATTTCATTCAGTTAAATGAAAGACTCGAAGGTGATCTAAATAATGTAAAGAAAAGGATCTTTGTCCTGGCCCTTCCAAAACTAAGTGTGGAGATAGTTCAGAAGAAATCTAAGATTCTGAGTAAACATATCTGGATGTTTGCAACACTCTCTGGGGGATTGGGAGCGATCCCAGTTCCCGGCTTCTCTCTCGCTTGTGATACCGTTATATTGATTGGAGCCATTGTCTATTTCCAGATATGCCTGGGTCTGGATGATGCTTCTCTTCAAAGACTGGCCAACAGAGCAGGAAAACCTGTGGAGGAGCTGAGGGCGACAGTAAAAGCTCCATTGCTCGGGGAAATAACCCCAGATGTAATTATGAGGTTAGGTTGGGGTGCTGCTGCTGTTACCGTTTCAGCCCTGGAATTCGCTCTCGACTTTGTCCCGGTCATCGGCAGCATTTTTGGAGCAGGCTCATCATTTCTCATGACTTACAAGATACTGAGTGATGCACTGAAGAATCTTACAGAGAATGCAGAGAGAATGGTTGAAGTTGCCTTTGAAACTGATTAG